One region of Streptomyces sp. NBC_00442 genomic DNA includes:
- the secG gene encoding preprotein translocase subunit SecG, translating into MIVGFSIALIVFSLLLMLLVLMHKGKGGGLSDMFGGGMQSSVGGSSVAERNLDRITIVIGLLWFACIVVLGLLMKLK; encoded by the coding sequence GTGATTGTCGGGTTCTCGATTGCCCTGATCGTCTTCAGCCTGCTGCTGATGCTGCTGGTGCTGATGCACAAGGGGAAGGGTGGCGGCCTCTCCGACATGTTCGGCGGTGGCATGCAGTCCTCCGTCGGTGGCTCCTCGGTCGCCGAGCGCAATCTCGACCGCATCACCATCGTGATCGGTCTGTTGTGGTTCGCGTGCATTGTCGTACTTGGTCTGCTGATGAAGCTCAAGTAA
- the pgi gene encoding glucose-6-phosphate isomerase: MNAGSRTRLNQMPEWTALGKHREQLGDTHLRELFAAEPGRGTAYTVAVGDLYLDYSKHLVTDETLALLRELAAAADVAGLRDAMFRGEKINVTEDRAVLHTALRAPRDAVIEVDGENVVPGVHEVLDKMAGFSEKVRSGQWTGHTGKPIKNVVNIGIGGSDLGPAMAYEALRAFTDRELTVRFVSNVDGADLHEAVRDLDAAETLFIIASKTFTTIETITNATSARNWLLTELKAGQDAVAKHFVALSTNADKVAEFGIDTANMFGFWDWVGGRYSFDSAIGLSLMIAVGPDRFREMLDGFHLVDEHFRTAPAESNVPLLMGLLGVWYGAFFDAQSHAVLPYSHYLSKFTAYLQQLDMESNGKSVDRDGNRVEWQTGPVVWGTPGTNGQHAYYQLIHQGTKVIPADFIGFAEPVADLLPGLVAQHDLLMANFFAQTQALAFGKTPDEVRAEGVAEELVPHKTFQGNHPTTTILAEELTPSVLGQLIALYEHKVFVQGAIWNIDSFDQWGVELGKVLARRVEPALTEGADVPGLDASSKALVAKYRTLRGR, translated from the coding sequence ATGAACGCAGGAAGCCGTACCAGGCTCAACCAGATGCCCGAGTGGACCGCACTGGGCAAGCACCGGGAGCAGTTGGGCGACACCCATCTGCGTGAGCTGTTCGCCGCCGAGCCCGGCCGGGGCACCGCCTACACCGTGGCGGTCGGCGATCTGTATCTCGACTACTCCAAGCACCTGGTGACGGACGAGACCCTCGCACTCCTGCGCGAGCTGGCCGCGGCCGCCGACGTCGCCGGACTGCGGGACGCCATGTTCCGCGGCGAGAAGATCAACGTCACCGAGGACCGCGCCGTGCTGCACACCGCGCTGCGCGCCCCCAGGGACGCGGTGATCGAGGTCGACGGCGAGAACGTGGTGCCGGGCGTCCACGAGGTGCTCGACAAGATGGCCGGGTTCTCCGAAAAGGTCCGCTCGGGCCAGTGGACCGGGCACACCGGCAAGCCCATCAAGAACGTCGTCAACATCGGCATCGGCGGTTCCGACCTGGGCCCGGCGATGGCGTACGAGGCCCTGCGGGCGTTCACCGACCGGGAGTTGACGGTCCGCTTCGTGTCCAACGTGGACGGCGCCGACCTCCACGAGGCCGTCCGCGACCTGGACGCGGCCGAGACGCTGTTCATCATCGCGTCCAAGACCTTCACCACCATCGAGACCATCACCAACGCCACCTCGGCGCGCAACTGGCTGCTCACCGAGCTGAAGGCCGGTCAGGACGCCGTCGCCAAGCACTTCGTGGCCCTGTCGACCAACGCCGACAAGGTCGCCGAGTTCGGCATCGACACGGCCAACATGTTCGGCTTCTGGGACTGGGTCGGCGGCCGGTACTCCTTCGACTCGGCCATCGGTCTCTCCCTGATGATCGCGGTCGGCCCGGACCGGTTCCGCGAGATGCTCGACGGCTTCCACCTCGTCGACGAGCACTTCCGCACGGCCCCCGCCGAGTCCAACGTGCCTTTGCTGATGGGCCTGTTGGGAGTCTGGTACGGGGCGTTCTTCGACGCCCAGTCGCACGCGGTGCTGCCGTACTCGCACTACCTGTCGAAGTTCACCGCCTACCTCCAGCAGCTGGACATGGAGTCCAACGGCAAGTCCGTGGACCGCGACGGCAACCGGGTCGAGTGGCAGACCGGTCCCGTCGTGTGGGGCACCCCGGGCACCAACGGGCAGCACGCGTACTACCAGTTGATCCACCAGGGCACGAAGGTCATCCCGGCCGACTTCATCGGTTTCGCCGAGCCGGTCGCCGATCTGCTGCCGGGTCTGGTCGCCCAGCACGACCTCCTGATGGCCAACTTCTTCGCCCAGACGCAGGCGCTGGCCTTCGGCAAGACACCGGACGAGGTGCGGGCCGAGGGCGTGGCCGAGGAGCTCGTGCCGCACAAGACGTTCCAGGGCAATCACCCCACCACCACGATCCTGGCCGAGGAGCTGACCCCCTCGGTCCTCGGCCAGCTGATCGCGCTGTACGAGCACAAGGTGTTCGTCCAGGGCGCCATCTGGAACATCGACTCCTTCGACCAGTGGGGCGTCGAGCTCGGCAAGGTCCTCGCCAGGCGCGTCGAGCCCGCCCTGACCGAAGGCGCCGACGTGCCGGGGCTGGACGCGTCGAGCAAGGCGCTCGTCGCCAAGTACCGCACGCTGCGCGGCCGTTGA
- the pgl gene encoding 6-phosphogluconolactonase — MSTPQLVVHRDKELMAEAAAARLITKVVDAQAARGSASVVLTGGRNGNGLLAALASSPARDAIDWSRLDLWWGDERFVPEGDPERNYTQACEALLDAVPLDPKRVHAMPASGGAFGNDADAAAAAYAAELARASGPEDHGPVPTFDVLMLGVGPDTHVASLFPELPAVRETERMVVGVHGAPKPPPTRISLTLPAIRAAREVWLLAAGEDKAHAAEIALSGAGEVQAPAAGAYGRARTLWLLDAAAASELPRSLYPPASA, encoded by the coding sequence GTGAGCACCCCGCAGCTGGTCGTCCACCGCGACAAGGAGCTGATGGCCGAGGCCGCGGCGGCCCGGCTCATCACGAAGGTCGTGGACGCCCAGGCGGCCCGCGGTTCGGCGTCCGTGGTCCTCACGGGCGGCCGCAACGGCAATGGGCTGCTCGCGGCGCTCGCCTCCTCACCGGCCCGGGACGCGATCGACTGGTCGCGGCTCGACCTGTGGTGGGGCGACGAGCGGTTCGTGCCCGAGGGCGACCCCGAGCGCAACTACACGCAGGCGTGTGAGGCGCTGCTCGACGCGGTGCCGCTGGACCCGAAGCGGGTCCACGCGATGCCGGCCTCGGGCGGAGCCTTCGGCAACGACGCGGACGCGGCGGCCGCGGCCTACGCGGCGGAGCTGGCGCGGGCGTCGGGGCCCGAGGACCACGGTCCGGTGCCGACGTTCGACGTGCTGATGCTGGGCGTCGGGCCCGACACCCATGTGGCGTCGCTCTTCCCGGAGTTGCCCGCGGTGCGGGAGACCGAGCGGATGGTCGTCGGGGTGCACGGCGCCCCGAAACCACCGCCCACCCGCATCTCGCTCACCCTCCCGGCGATCCGGGCGGCCCGCGAGGTGTGGCTGCTCGCGGCCGGCGAGGACAAGGCGCACGCGGCGGAGATAGCCCTGTCGGGCGCGGGCGAGGTCCAGGCCCCGGCCGCGGGCGCGTACGGCCGCGCCCGCACCCTGTGGCTCCTCGACGCGGCGGCCGCGTCCGAGCTGCCGCGGTCGCTGTACCCCCCGGCGTCCGCCTGA
- a CDS encoding MFS transporter, with product MAAVQVVEGGTAPTKPAWRGGFGRLWTAAVVSRFGDALRTAALPLLAVTLTSDPFLIALVAACGYVPWLLFGLLGGALADRVDQRRAMWAVDTVRAALVAAFAVAVGTGHASLPLLMALAFTLTTLGTLFDNAATALLPSLVPSGALGSANARVMTGQQIAGSFLAAPLVPVLLAVSVAAPYGVDAVSYVLAAALVASLRPDAPERAPRKPGSTLRAETAEGLRALWADRMLRGLCAATTVCNIGMGALIATLVLDITGWLGAGRSGYATTVTAYGAGSVAGGLLAKPLTRRLGRIRGLLLAGVVQTGCLVAIGTVRALEVTAAAMALFGLLGMVWNVNLATLVQERAPEAMLGRVSAAFRTLSVAGAPLGAVLGGAAAASWGLNTPALLASGLFVAAVAALIPARAS from the coding sequence GTGGCAGCGGTGCAGGTCGTGGAGGGCGGCACGGCGCCGACGAAACCCGCCTGGCGCGGGGGATTCGGCCGGCTGTGGACGGCCGCCGTCGTCAGTCGTTTCGGTGACGCGCTGCGCACCGCCGCGCTGCCCCTGCTCGCCGTCACCCTCACCTCCGACCCCTTCCTCATCGCGCTCGTCGCCGCCTGCGGCTATGTGCCCTGGCTGCTCTTCGGGCTGCTCGGCGGTGCGCTCGCCGACCGGGTGGACCAGCGCCGCGCCATGTGGGCCGTGGACACGGTCCGTGCCGCCCTGGTCGCCGCCTTCGCCGTGGCCGTGGGCACCGGCCACGCCTCCCTGCCCCTGCTGATGGCGCTCGCCTTCACCCTGACCACCCTGGGCACGCTCTTCGACAACGCGGCGACCGCCCTGCTCCCCTCGCTCGTGCCCAGTGGCGCCCTGGGCAGCGCCAACGCCCGGGTGATGACCGGCCAGCAGATAGCGGGCAGCTTCCTCGCGGCCCCGCTGGTGCCGGTGCTGCTCGCGGTGTCGGTCGCGGCGCCCTACGGGGTGGACGCGGTCAGCTACGTCCTCGCCGCCGCCCTCGTCGCCTCGCTGCGGCCCGACGCCCCGGAACGGGCGCCCCGGAAGCCGGGCTCCACGCTGCGGGCCGAGACGGCCGAGGGGCTGCGGGCCCTGTGGGCCGACCGGATGCTGCGCGGGCTGTGCGCGGCCACCACCGTCTGCAACATCGGCATGGGCGCTCTCATCGCCACTCTCGTCCTCGACATCACCGGCTGGCTGGGCGCCGGGCGGAGCGGCTATGCCACGACCGTCACGGCGTACGGGGCCGGCAGTGTGGCCGGCGGGCTGCTCGCCAAGCCGCTGACCCGACGGCTCGGGCGGATACGCGGCCTGCTCCTTGCCGGGGTCGTGCAGACCGGCTGCCTGGTGGCCATCGGCACCGTCCGCGCGCTGGAGGTGACGGCCGCGGCCATGGCCCTGTTCGGCCTCCTGGGCATGGTGTGGAACGTGAACCTGGCGACGCTGGTGCAGGAGCGCGCACCGGAGGCGATGCTGGGACGGGTGAGCGCGGCGTTCCGGACGCTGTCCGTGGCGGGCGCCCCGCTGGGCGCCGTCCTGGGCGGCGCGGCGGCCGCGTCCTGGGGTCTCAACACCCCGGCGCTGCTGGCGTCCGGCTTGTTCGTCGCCGCCGTCGCCGCGCTGATTCCTGCCCGCGCCTCCTGA
- a CDS encoding RNA polymerase-binding protein RbpA: MASGNAIRGSRVGAGPMGEAERGESAPRLRISFWCSNGHETQPSFASDAQVPETWDCPRCGFPAGQDRDNPPDPPRTEPYKTHLAYVRERRSDADGEAILAEALAKLRGEI; the protein is encoded by the coding sequence GTGGCAAGTGGCAACGCGATCCGGGGAAGCCGGGTCGGAGCGGGGCCGATGGGGGAGGCCGAGCGCGGCGAGTCCGCGCCGCGTCTTCGCATCTCCTTCTGGTGCTCGAACGGGCACGAGACGCAGCCGAGCTTCGCCAGTGACGCACAGGTTCCGGAGACGTGGGACTGCCCGCGCTGCGGATTCCCCGCGGGACAGGACCGGGACAACCCGCCGGACCCTCCACGCACGGAGCCGTACAAGACCCACTTGGCGTACGTTCGGGAACGGCGCAGCGACGCGGACGGCGAGGCGATCCTCGCGGAGGCGCTCGCCAAGCTCCGCGGCGAGATCTGA